The Manihot esculenta cultivar AM560-2 chromosome 1, M.esculenta_v8, whole genome shotgun sequence genome has a window encoding:
- the LOC122721992 gene encoding putative gamma-glutamylcyclotransferase At3g02910 translates to MAMAMADTQTKETIVFTYGTLKRDFPNYTLIQDLILQNDAAYIGTCITHQSHPLVIGPHGIPFLIKLPGAGHHVNGELYCVSTRGLARLDEFEGTSNGHYERLPIQVTKTENKGEGSDIVLSEAEAYYAHRSFGERLWEKRGRIGLSEYSQNNAKEYVKKEDRDKDVSFLDSIEMLLSKS, encoded by the coding sequence ATGGCTATGGCAATGGCTGATACGCAAACCAAAGAAACCATAGTTTTCACATACGGAACTCTCAAACGGGATTTCCCCAATTACACTCTTATTCAAGATCTAATTCTCCAGAATGACGCCGCTTATATTGGCACTTGCATCACCCACCAATCACATCCTCTCGTTATTGGTCCTCACGGCATCCCCTTCCTAATTAAGCTTCCTGGCGCCGGTCACCATGTTAATGGCGAGCTCTACTGCGTGTCGACTAGGGGATTGGCCAGACTCGATGAGTTTGAGGGAACGAGTAACGGACACTACGAGAGGCTCCCGATTCAGGTAACAAAAACAGAAAACAAAGGAGAAGGAAGCGACATCGTTTTATCGGAGGCAGAAGCGTATTATGCGCATAGGAGTTTCGGCGAGAGGCTCTGGGAGAAGAGAGGAAGAATTGGGTTAAGTGAGTACAGCCAAAACAATGCTAAAGAATATGTGAAAAAGGAAGATAGAGATAAGGATGTTAGCTTTCTTGACAGTATAGAAATGCTTTTGTCCAAATCTTAG
- the LOC110616904 gene encoding heavy metal-associated isoprenylated plant protein 41 isoform X2, translated as MMMMKFGKEKNEEIWVKHYSSNHHILLVGEGDFSFSSSLARAFGSASNIVATSLDPYDILVKSYKNAKSNLENLVKLGASTLHGVDAIKMRLHSDLKMKWFDRIVFNFPHAGFHGKEDDIRLIEKHKRLVLGFFNNASGLLRGYGEIHITHKTSAPFSHWNIEELAWRCSLSLIECVSFKLEDYPGYKNKRGDGVRCDEPFPLRECSTFKFRFAPALKKNLKAPSNSNFAQERPMLYQDNLTQYWQTSFCHGHDLQPCMNDSLEHRQSPLAFRATSANILHSHFNHASARNERAIIRSHPFQGTSNKMQHHQPTSYCHMDPQTSINLNYSSEETWRQVMYGQISKWMVDIGRSVVSAQGRPLEETGRQWMLYGHRSVETWTSDFERSVLGIPRRTFNGESMNGRSAELKSLVLLYGKHG; from the exons atgatgatgatgaaatttggaaaagagaaaaatgaaGAGATTTGGGTTAAACATTATTCATCAAATCACCATATTTTGTTAGTTGGAGAAGGAGATTTCTCCTTTTCTTCAAGTTTAGCTCGAGCTTTTGGCTCTGCTTCCAACATTGTTGCTACCTCCCTCGATCCATATG ATATTCTGGTTAAGAGTTACAAGAATGCAAAATCAAATCTGGAAAATCTTGTGAAGTTAGGAGCATCTACATTACATGGTGTGGATGCAATCAAGATGAGACTACACTCAGATTTGAAGATGAAGTGGTTTGATCGTATTGTCTTCAACTTTCCTCATGCTGGTTTTCATGGAAAGGAAGATGATATTCGCCTGATTGA GAAGCATAAGAGACTCGTGCTCGGATTTTTCAACAATGCAAGCGGTTTGCTACGAGGGTATGGCGAAATCCATATAACCCACAAAACATCAGCCCCATTTAGCCATTGGAACATTGAGGAACTTGCTTGGAGATGTTCTTTATCATTGATTGAATGTGTCAGTTTCAAGCTGGAAGACTATCCAGGTTATAAAAACAAAAGAGGTGACGGTGTTAGATGTGACGAGCCCTTCCCTCTGAGAGAGTGCAGTACCTTCAAATTTAGGTTCGCCCCTGCTCTTAAGAAGAATCTCAAAGCACCGAGTAACTCGAACTTTGCTCAAGAAAGGCCTATGCTATATCAGGATAATTTAACACAATATTGGCAGACTTCATTCTGCCATGGACATGATCTTCAACCATGTATGAATGACAGTTTAGAACATAG GCAGTCACCTCTAGCTTTCAGAGCCACAAGCGCTAATATCTTGCATAGTCACTTCAATCATGCTTCAGCTAGAAATGAGAGAGCTATTATTAGATCTCATCCATTTCAGGGTACTTCAAACAAAATGCAGCATCATCAGCCTACTTCATATTGTCATATGGATCCTCAGACAAGTATCAACCTAAATTACTCCTCCGAAGAAACATGGAGACAAGTGATGTATGGTCAGATTTCAAAATGGATGGTTGACATTGGAAGGTCCGTCGTAAGCGCCCAAGGAAGACCCTTGGAAGAGACAGGGAGACAGTGGATGTTGTATGGTCACCGTTCAGTTGAAACATGGACATCCGACTTCGAAAGGTCTGTCTTAGGCATTCCAAGAAGAACCTTCAATGGTGAGTCGATGAATGGCAGGTCAGCAGAGCTAAAAAGTTTAGTTTTGCTTTATGGTAAGCATGGATGA
- the LOC110616904 gene encoding heavy metal-associated isoprenylated plant protein 41 isoform X3, producing the protein MMMMKFEEEETKEIWVKHYSSNHHILLVGEGDFSFSSSLARAFGSASNIVATSLDPYDILVKSYKNAKSNLENLVKLGASTLHGVDATKMRLHSDLKMKRFDRIVFNFPHAGFHGKEDDILLIEKHKRLVLGFFKNASGMLRGYGEIHITHKTSAPFSHWNIEELAWRCSLSLIECVSFKLEDYPGYNNKRGDSIRCDEPFPLRECSTFKFRFAPALKKNLKVPSYSNFAQERPMLYQDNLTQYWQMDDSVEHRQSPLAFRATSANILHSHFNHASARNERAIIRSHPFQGTSNKMQHHQPTSYCHMDPQTSINLNYSSEETWRQVMYGQISKWMVDIGRSVVSAQGRPLEETGRQWMLYGHRSVETWTSDFERSVLGIPRRTFNGESMNGRSAELKSLVLLYGKHG; encoded by the exons atgatgatgatgaaattTGAAGAAGAGGAAACTAAAGAGATTTGGGTTAAACATTATTCATCAAATCACCATATTTTGTTAGTTGGAGAAGGAGATTTCTCCTTTTCTTCAAGTTTAGCTCGAGCTTTTGGCTCTGCTTCCAACATTGTTGCTACCTCCCTCGATCCATATG ATATTCTGGTTAAGAGTTACAAGAATGCAAAATCAAATCTGGAAAATCTTGTGAAGTTAGGAGCATCTACATTACATGGTGTGGATGCAACCAAGATGAGACTACACTCAGATTTGAAGATGAAGAGGTTTGATCGTATTGTCTTCAACTTTCCTCATGCTGGTTTTCATGGAAAGGAAGATGATATTCTCCTGATTGA GAAGCATAAGAGACTTGTGCTCGGATTTTTCAAGAATGCAAGCGGTATGCTACGAGGGTATGGCGAAATCCATATAACCCACAAAACATCAGCCCCATTTAGCCATTGGAACATTGAGGAACTTGCTTGGAGATGTTCTTTATCATTGATTGAATGTGTCAGTTTCAAGCTGGAAGACTATCCAGGTTATAACAACAAAAGAGGTGACAGTATTAGATGTGACGAGCCCTTCCCTCTGAGAGAGTGCAGTACCTTCAAATTTAGGTTCGCCCCTGCTCTTAAGAAGAATCTCAAAGTACCGAGTTACTCGAACTTTGCTCAAGAAAGGCCTATGCTATATCAGGATAATTTAACACAATATTGGCAGATGGATGACAGTGTAGAACATAGGCAGTCACCTCTAGCTTTCAGAGCCACAAGCGCTAATATCTTGCATAGTCACTTCAATCATGCTTCAGCTAGAAATGAGAGAGCTATTATTAGATCTCATCCATTTCAGGGTACTTCAAACAAAATGCAGCATCATCAGCCTACTTCATATTGTCATATGGATCCTCAGACAAGTATCAACCTAAATTACTCCTCCGAAGAAACATGGAGACAAGTGATGTATGGTCAGATTTCAAAATGGATGGTTGACATTGGAAGGTCCGTCGTAAGCGCCCAAGGAAGACCCTTGGAAGAGACAGGGAGACAGTGGATGTTGTATGGTCACCGTTCAGTTGAAACATGGACATCCGACTTCGAAAGGTCTGTCTTAGGCATTCCAAGAAGAACCTTCAATGGTGAGTCGATGAATGGCAGGTCAGCAGAGCTAAAAAGTTTAGTTTTGCTTTATGGTAAGCATGGATGA
- the LOC122721998 gene encoding putative gamma-glutamylcyclotransferase At3g02910: MAMAMADTQTKETIVFTYGTLKRDFPNYTLIQDLILQNAAAYIGTCITHQSHPLVIGPHGIPFLIKLPGAGHHVNGELYCVSTRGLARLDEFEGTSNGHYERLPIQVTKTENKGEGSDIVLLEAEAYYAHRSFGKRLWEKRGRIGLSEYSQNNAKEYVKKEDRDKDVSFLDNIEMLLSKS; the protein is encoded by the coding sequence ATGGCTATGGCAATGGCTGATACGCAAACCAAAGAAACCATAGTTTTCACATACGGAACTCTCAAACGGGATTTCCCCAATTACACTCTTATTCAAGATCTAATTCTCCAGAATGCCGCCGCTTATATTGGCACTTGCATCACCCACCAATCACATCCTCTCGTTATTGGTCCTCACGGCATCCCCTTCCTAATTAAGCTTCCTGGCGCCGGTCACCATGTTAATGGCGAGCTCTACTGCGTGTCGACTAGGGGATTGGCCAGACTCGATGAGTTTGAGGGAACGAGTAACGGACACTACGAGAGGCTCCCGATTCAGGTAACAAAAACAGAAAACAAAGGAGAAGGAAGCGACATCGTTTTATTGGAGGCAGAAGCGTATTATGCGCATAGGAGTTTCGGCAAGAGGCTCTGGGAGAAGAGAGGAAGAATTGGGTTAAGTGAGTACAGCCAAAACAATGCTAAAGAATATGTGAAAAAGGAAGATAGAGATAAGGATGTGAGCTTTCTTGACAATATAGAAATGCTTTTGTCCAAATCTTAG
- the LOC110616904 gene encoding heavy metal-associated isoprenylated plant protein 41 isoform X1, which yields MMMMKFGKEKNEEIWVKHYSSNHHILLVGEGDFSFSSSLARAFGSASNIVATSLDPYDILVKSYKNAKSNLENLVKLGASTLHGVDAIKMRLHSDLKMKWFDRIVFNFPHAGFHGKEDDIRLIEKHKRLVLGFFNNASGLLRGYGEIHITHKTSAPFSHWNIEELAWRCSLSLIECVSFKLEDYPGYKNKRGDGVRCDEPFPLRECSTFKFRFAPALKKNLKAPSNSNFAQERPMLYQDNLTQYWQTSFCHGHDLQPCMNDSLEHRQSPLAFRATSANILHSHFNHASARNERAIIRSHPFQGTSNKMQQHHQPTSYCHMDPQTSVNLNYSSEETWRQVMYGQISVRKWMVDIGRSVVSAQGRPLEETGRQWMLYGQRSVETWTSDFERSVLGIPRRTFHGESMNGRSAELKSLVLLYGKHG from the exons atgatgatgatgaaatttggaaaagagaaaaatgaaGAGATTTGGGTTAAACATTATTCATCAAATCACCATATTTTGTTAGTTGGAGAAGGAGATTTCTCCTTTTCTTCAAGTTTAGCTCGAGCTTTTGGCTCTGCTTCCAACATTGTTGCTACCTCCCTCGATCCATATG ATATTCTGGTTAAGAGTTACAAGAATGCAAAATCAAATCTGGAAAATCTTGTGAAGTTAGGAGCATCTACATTACATGGTGTGGATGCAATCAAGATGAGACTACACTCAGATTTGAAGATGAAGTGGTTTGATCGTATTGTCTTCAACTTTCCTCATGCTGGTTTTCATGGAAAGGAAGATGATATTCGCCTGATTGA GAAGCATAAGAGACTCGTGCTCGGATTTTTCAACAATGCAAGCGGTTTGCTACGAGGGTATGGCGAAATCCATATAACCCACAAAACATCAGCCCCATTTAGCCATTGGAACATTGAGGAACTTGCTTGGAGATGTTCTTTATCATTGATTGAATGTGTCAGTTTCAAGCTGGAAGACTATCCAGGTTATAAAAACAAAAGAGGTGACGGTGTTAGATGTGACGAGCCCTTCCCTCTGAGAGAGTGCAGTACCTTCAAATTTAGGTTCGCCCCTGCTCTTAAGAAGAATCTCAAAGCACCGAGTAACTCGAACTTTGCTCAAGAAAGGCCTATGCTATATCAGGATAATTTAACACAATATTGGCAGACTTCATTCTGCCATGGACATGATCTTCAACCATGTATGAATGACAGTTTAGAACATAGGCAGTCACCTCTAGCTTTCAGAGCCACAAGCGCTAATATCTTGCATAGTCACTTCAATCATGCTTCAGCTAGAAATGAGAGAGCTATTATTAGATCTCATCCATTTCAGGGTACTTCAAACAAAATGCAGCAGCATCATCAGCCTACTTCATATTGTCATATGGATCCTCAGACAAGTGTCAACCTAAATTACTCCTCTGAAGAAACATGGAGACAAGTGATGTATGGTCAGATTTCAGTAAGAAAATGGATGGTTGACATTGGAAGGTCCGTCGTAAGTGCCCAAGGAAGACCCTTGGAAGAGACAGGGAGACAGTGGATGTTGTATGGTCAGCGTTCAGTTGAAACATGGACATCCGACTTCGAAAGGTCTGTCTTAGGCATTCCAAGAAGAACCTTCCATGGTGAGTCGATGAATGGCAGGTCAGCAGAGCTAAAAAGTTTAGTTTTGCTTTATGGTAAGCATGGATGA
- the LOC110621236 gene encoding transcription elongation factor SPT4 homolog 2, with product MGSAPAQIPTSFGHELRACLRCRLVKTYDQFRESGCENCPFFKMDEDHERVVDCTTPNFNGIISVMDPSRSWAARWLRIGRFVPGCYTLAVSEALPEDLQNLCEDERVQYIPPKRV from the exons ATGGGAAGCGCACCGGCACAAATTCCGACCAGCTTTGGCCATGAACTTAGGGCTTGTCTTCGTTGCCGCCTCGTTAAAACCTACGATCAG TTCAGAGAGTCCGGGTGCGAGAATTGTCCCTTCTTTAAGATGGATGAAGATCATGAGCGTGTCGTTGATTGCACCACTCCTAATTTCAATGG GATAATTTCAGTCATGGACCCAAGTAGAAGCTGGGCCGCTCGCTGGTTGAGAATCG GACGATTTGTTCCTGGTTGTTACACTCTTGCTGTCTCAGAGGCACTGCCAGAGGACTTGCAG AATCTATGTGAAGATGAACGAGTCCAATACATTCCACCAAAACGTGTGTAA